The window TGGCAACGTTGAAGGTCGTGCTTTCCGACCAGTTGCCGATCACGAAACGCACGCCGAACACGAAGTGCAGCAGCACCCACAGCGCGGCGACCTGAACCACCACGCCCATCGCGCCCACCGTGCCGAACAGCGCGAAGCGCGTCGGGATGATGCGTCCGAGCCACTTGTCGTAAAGGCCAACGAGGAATTCGAACACGACGGTCTGGTCCAGCTTGCTCTCGCCTTCCGCGCGGGCGGCGAAGTTCATGGGAAATTCCTTGACCCGCAGCGGCGTGTCAACGGTGGCGAGAATATCGAGAAGGATCTTGAAGCCCACGCCCGAAAGGCGATGCGCATCGGCACGCAGTATCTTGGCGGGGATCAGGAAGAAGCCGCTCATCGGGTCGGTCAGTTCGACACCCGTCACCTTGTTGGCGATCTTGTTGGCGAAGCCCGAGGCCTTCACGCGGTCGGGGCGGCCCCACTCCTCGGTGCTCGCACCTTCCGCGAAGCGCGAGGCATAGGCGAGGTCGTACTCGCCTGAGTTCACCGCCGCCAGCATGCCGCGCAGCAGCGCCGGATCGTGCTGGTGATCGGCATCCATCACTGCGACGAAGGGCGCGCTGGTGGCGCACATGCCCTCGATCGCGGCGCTGGCAAGGCCCCGGCGACCGATGCGCTGGATGCAGCGCACGCGCGTGTCTTCCTGCGCGATGCGGCGCACCTCGTCGGCAGTGCCGTCGGGGCTGTTGTCGTCGACGTAGATCACTTCCCACGCGATGCCTGCCAGTGCCTTGTCGATCCGCTCGACCATCGTGGCGATGTTCTTGCGCTCGTTATAGGTCGGCAGGACGATGGCGAGTTCGAGCGGGCGCAGGTCTGCCTGCGGCGCAGTATCGAGAGCGATGTGTGTACCGGTGATGGTCATGCGTAGGGTGTCTTAAAATCTAAACCTGAAAATTCCGTCAGCGATCGCTCTTACAGGCGTTCGAGCACGGCGTCACCGATTTCGCGCGTTCCGTGGCTGCCGCCCAGATCGCCGCCCTTGATGCCATCGGCCAACGTCGCCGCGACCGCGGCCTCGATGCGCAGCGCCTCGACCTCAAGGCCCAGCGAGTGGCGCAGCAGCATGGCCGCCGAGAGGATCGTCGCCATCGGGTTGGCAAGGCCCTTACCCGCGATGTCCGGCGCCGAACCGTGGATCGGCTCGTAAAGGCCAAAGCTGCCTTCCGCGAGACTGGCCGAGGCCAGCAGGCCGATCGAACCCACGCACATGCTGGCCTGATCGGAGAGGATATCACCGAACAGGTTGCCCGTGACGATCACGTCGAAGGCGCCGGGGTTCTTCACCAGCTGCATCGCCGCGTTATCGACATACATGTGGGTCAGCTCGACCTCGGGGTATTCCGCCGAGACCTCGATCATCACGTCGCGCCAGAGCTGCGAGGTTTCCAGCACATTGGCCTTGTCGACCGAGCACAGCTTCTTGCCACGCGTCAGCGCCGCCTTGAAGCCCGCGTGTGCGATGCGGCGCACTTCGTCCTCGGCGTAGGACATCATGTCCCAGCCCTGACGGCGGCCGTCTTCGAGCGTGCGGGTGCCCTTCTCGCCGAAGTACACGTCGCCATTCAACTCGCGCACGATGAGGAGGTCGATCGAGGCCGACACTTCAGGACGCAGCGAGGACAGGTCTTCCAGCCCCTTGAACACCTGCGCGGGGCGCAGGTTCGCGAACAGACCCAGTTCCTTGCGCAGACCCAGAACGGCCTGCTCGGGACGCAGCGCACGCTCCAGATGATCGAGCGCGAAATCGCCAACCGCGCCGAACAGGATCGCATCGGCCGAGCGCGCTATCTCCAGCGTTGCAGCGGGAAGCGGGTGGCCGTGCTTGTGATAGGCCGCACCGCCGACATCGCCCTCGACGAGTTCGAGACCCGGAAGATCAAGCGCCTTGAGCACCCGAACAGCCTGTTCAGTCACTTCGGGGCCAATTCCGTCGCCTGCAAAAACCGCGATACGCATGATGTCCGCTTCCTCGTCTTTCAACCGCTGATACGCGCCAGCCGCTCGCGCAGCAAAGCGCGGGCCGCCATAGCGTCTTGGCGGCGATCGGCAAGCGGATAGCGCGAAAGCTGGGTGCCCAGCCTATCGAAAACCGCCAGCATCGCCTCCCAGTCGTCGTCTTCCGGGCGGCTGACCGGCACGCCATAGCCCAGTTCGCGCAGCATCAGCACTTCGTAGGAAAGCAGCGCGATCAGCCATCCGCGTGCTGAGGGGGCCAGACATACCGCATCGAGCAGCGCATCGAGCGCAGGAGGCAGCGCCGGATACGGCTGGCGCTCGGGCAAGGCGGCGGCGGTCAGCGTCGTCACCCAGCCGATCGCGGCGGCGGGCAGCGGCTCGGTCAGCCAGGGCGCGCGGCTTTGCACTAGTTCCAGCCGCGCAAAAGGCAGCTGGCTTTCGGTGCGCGAGCGGATGTCCGCCTCCACCCGGTTTCCGGGGATCAGCACGGGCCGCAATTCGCGCCCGCGCCCGCCTGCGACATAGGCCGCGACCAGTCCCGCCTCAACGGTCAGCAGACGGACGATCGAGGCTGTCTCCCCATGTGCGCGCACGGCGCAGACCAGCGCGGTGGTGCGAAGCTGCACGTCTCAGACACCCCAAACGACGAACGCGCCGGAAGGCCCGACGCGCTCACGGAAATCGAAATGGGGGTTTAGGATCAACCTTTAGCTTCGAGCACGGCGATGCGCGCCTTCAGATCCTCGACCTCGGCGCGCGAGGAAGCGGCCATTTCCTTCACTGCCTCGAATTCCTCGCGGCTGACGAAGTCCATGTCGCCCAGCATCTCGCGGAACCGCTCGCGCGCCGAATCGCGCGCTTCGCGGGTCATGCCGGCCAGGGTGCCGGCGGCGCTGTTCATCATCTTGACGACATCGGCGATGAAAGGGTTTTCGCTCTGCATGGCGCCTAGATGGCGGCTTGTGCGCGTTATCGCAAGAGGGAGTTACATCTCGTCTCCCTCCCCACTCGTCGTCCCAGCGGAAGCTGGGACCGCTCTCGATGAAGCGCCCTGCCCACCGCAATCCCAGCCTGCGCTGGGGTGACGTTATGGAGAACCCGTCACCCCACCTTGACTGTCCTTGGTCGTTGGAGCCTTGCAGGCGCTGGCGGGGACTAATGTGATATTCTTCGCGCTCAATACCTCTTCGCGCGTATCATCGCCTGCCCCAATGGTCGCCGTTCCCTTGAAGGTCGCCGGGATTTCGCCACCCGGCCATTTGATGTCGTCCTGCTGGACCGGCGCATACATCGTGATGAGCAAAAGATTTTGCAGTTCACCCCCGCTCGTTTCCATAAGCCAGCTTGTGCCCAGACTTCCCTCCCCTTTTATCACACCGTCCGGGGTAAGACTCCCGCCCGCCGTGATCGTCCAACCCTCCGGAATATGGCAGACTGCGTTCACCGTCACACCCCAAGTATCGAACGAGAAGCTGTTGAGCTGATCCGTCCCGGTAAGCCCCAGCTTATCGATGGAAAGAAGATAGGTCTGCGGATGATCGACTTCTGCTGGCGCATTCGCCAGCAACAGGAGAGGTAACAGGAAACGCAGCGCGCCGGGCATCCCCTCCCCCTCAGATCTCGATCCGCTGCACTGCGCCTGAGCCTTGCGCGCCGTCCTGTCCGGGGTTCGCCTGAAGGAAGGCGTAATTCAGATACGTCGCGAACAGAATCCACGCGAGGTAGGGCACCAGCAGCAGCGCGGCAGGGCGACGCACGCGCCAGAAGGCGGCGATGGTGACGATCACCGCGAGGTCGAGCAGGCTGATCACCACCAGCCCGGCATGCATCTTGTGCGCGCCGAAGAACACCGGCGACCACGCAAGGTTGAGCACCAGTTGCACGCCGAAGAACACCAGCGCCAACCCACGCCCACGCGCGCCTCTGGCAGCACCAACCATCGCGGCGGCCAGGCCCATCATCACGTAGAGCAGCGACCAGACAATCGGGAACACCAGCGGCGCAGGGTAAACCGAAGGCTTCACCAGCGCGGCGAACCACGGGTTGTCCGGCCCGCTTACCGAGGCGCGTCTTGAGATGAAGCCGAGCAGGATCACCAGCGGCACGATCACCAGAGTCCAGCGCCAGAAACTGGCCCGCAACTGACCGGGAGAGGCAATCGAGTGCATCGGCGTTTCGTACTCCGTGGCGCGAACCCTCCGAATCGGGAGGTTCGCTGGAACAGGGGACGGTTTGTGCAGGCTGTGTGCCGCTCGCGCAATCGCAAGGTTTATCCCGCATTTGCCTCGCCTTGAGGGGCACGAAGCGCGGAAATCAGGAACTCGACGTTGCCTTCAGGTCCCGTAATGGGACTCTCGACGATGCCCTGCACCTGCCAGCCGTCCGCTTCCAGCCAGTCGCGCACCTCGTTGCAGACGCGTTGGTGCAGCGCCGGATCGCGTACCACGCCGCCCTTGCCGACCTCGCCGCGCCCGACCTCGAACTGCGGCTTGATCAGCGCGACCAGACGGCAGTGCGGCGCAGCAAGGCGCAAGGGCACTTCCAGAACTTTGGACAGGCCGATGAAGCTGGCGTCGCAAACCACCCAGCCATAAGGCCGGTCGATCATCTCGGACGTCAGCACCCGCGCGCTGGTCTGCTCCATCACCGTGACGCGCGGGTCCTGCCGCAGTTTCCATGCCAGCTGGTTGGTGCCCGAATCGACCGCGAAGACATGCGCAGCGCCGTTCGTCAGCAGCACATCGGTAAAGCCGCCGGTCGAACTGCCAACGTCCATGGCAACGGCATTCTTCGGATCGAGACCGAAGTGCGCGATGGCATGAGCAAGCTTCAGCCCCCCACGCGATACCCAGGGATGATCACGCCCACGCACCTCCAGCGGCGCATCGCCACGCAGCGACTGGCCGGGCTTGGCGATCTTGGTCTCGCCCGAGAAGACCAGCCCCGCCAGCACCAGCGCCTGTGCCCGCGTGCGGCTTTCGGCATGGCCTCTGTCCACCAGCATCTGATCGACGCGCTGCTTGGCGG of the Novosphingobium sp. 9 genome contains:
- a CDS encoding glycosyltransferase; this translates as MTITGTHIALDTAPQADLRPLELAIVLPTYNERKNIATMVERIDKALAGIAWEVIYVDDNSPDGTADEVRRIAQEDTRVRCIQRIGRRGLASAAIEGMCATSAPFVAVMDADHQHDPALLRGMLAAVNSGEYDLAYASRFAEGASTEEWGRPDRVKASGFANKIANKVTGVELTDPMSGFFLIPAKILRADAHRLSGVGFKILLDILATVDTPLRVKEFPMNFAARAEGESKLDQTVVFEFLVGLYDKWLGRIIPTRFALFGTVGAMGVVVQVAALWVLLHFVFGVRFVIGNWSESTTFNVANAIAALVAMTFNFVLNNELTYSDKRLRGFGPVLRGWAQFAVACSLGLLTNVGSAAVLKTIGIHSAIAVVTGIVLGAVWNFALSSKFVWGKY
- the leuB gene encoding 3-isopropylmalate dehydrogenase, with amino-acid sequence MRIAVFAGDGIGPEVTEQAVRVLKALDLPGLELVEGDVGGAAYHKHGHPLPAATLEIARSADAILFGAVGDFALDHLERALRPEQAVLGLRKELGLFANLRPAQVFKGLEDLSSLRPEVSASIDLLIVRELNGDVYFGEKGTRTLEDGRRQGWDMMSYAEDEVRRIAHAGFKAALTRGKKLCSVDKANVLETSQLWRDVMIEVSAEYPEVELTHMYVDNAAMQLVKNPGAFDVIVTGNLFGDILSDQASMCVGSIGLLASASLAEGSFGLYEPIHGSAPDIAGKGLANPMATILSAAMLLRHSLGLEVEALRIEAAVAATLADGIKGGDLGGSHGTREIGDAVLERL
- a CDS encoding DNA repair protein RecO, whose product is MQLRTTALVCAVRAHGETASIVRLLTVEAGLVAAYVAGGRGRELRPVLIPGNRVEADIRSRTESQLPFARLELVQSRAPWLTEPLPAAAIGWVTTLTAAALPERQPYPALPPALDALLDAVCLAPSARGWLIALLSYEVLMLRELGYGVPVSRPEDDDWEAMLAVFDRLGTQLSRYPLADRRQDAMAARALLRERLARISG
- a CDS encoding accessory factor UbiK family protein: MQSENPFIADVVKMMNSAAGTLAGMTREARDSARERFREMLGDMDFVSREEFEAVKEMAASSRAEVEDLKARIAVLEAKG
- a CDS encoding TspO/MBR family protein, giving the protein MHSIASPGQLRASFWRWTLVIVPLVILLGFISRRASVSGPDNPWFAALVKPSVYPAPLVFPIVWSLLYVMMGLAAAMVGAARGARGRGLALVFFGVQLVLNLAWSPVFFGAHKMHAGLVVISLLDLAVIVTIAAFWRVRRPAALLLVPYLAWILFATYLNYAFLQANPGQDGAQGSGAVQRIEI
- a CDS encoding TlyA family RNA methyltransferase, yielding MTDPHQPQSAPTPAEADAARKAPEKPAAKQRVDQMLVDRGHAESRTRAQALVLAGLVFSGETKIAKPGQSLRGDAPLEVRGRDHPWVSRGGLKLAHAIAHFGLDPKNAVAMDVGSSTGGFTDVLLTNGAAHVFAVDSGTNQLAWKLRQDPRVTVMEQTSARVLTSEMIDRPYGWVVCDASFIGLSKVLEVPLRLAAPHCRLVALIKPQFEVGRGEVGKGGVVRDPALHQRVCNEVRDWLEADGWQVQGIVESPITGPEGNVEFLISALRAPQGEANAG